From Trichocoleus sp., one genomic window encodes:
- a CDS encoding IS4 family transposase, whose translation TIPIKKHGRRAKSIFRYGFDHLRQILLNLEVFADEFFHVLQFLSCT comes from the coding sequence ACAATTCCAATCAAAAAACATGGACGTAGAGCCAAGAGTATCTTTCGCTATGGTTTCGACCACCTGCGTCAAATACTACTGAATCTGGAGGTGTTCGCCGATGAGTTTTTCCACGTTCTGCAATTTTTGTCCTGTACTTAG
- a CDS encoding site-specific integrase, translated as MPTDRDRALFDICLYTTARVNEACSLHTVDVYGTDGRVRDRITFRRATTKGKQETRSVPVSPELRELLTAYRSDPFRISFAARPYLFPRRWGRGHICPESADAILRAAFRRLGIEGASTHSFRRTAIIWMHNERVPIKHIQSLSTGQKLQNVEKLIGEHLQIQ; from the coding sequence TTGCCGACTGATCGTGATCGAGCCTTGTTTGATATCTGCCTCTACACAACTGCGCGGGTAAACGAGGCATGTTCGTTGCATACTGTTGATGTATATGGGACAGATGGGCGGGTGCGCGATCGCATCACCTTCCGCCGAGCCACGACGAAGGGAAAGCAGGAGACGCGATCTGTCCCGGTGTCGCCGGAGTTGAGAGAATTGTTGACGGCGTATCGGAGCGATCCGTTCCGGATCAGCTTCGCTGCGCGTCCCTACCTATTTCCAAGACGGTGGGGGCGAGGGCATATTTGCCCGGAGTCTGCCGATGCCATTTTACGAGCAGCTTTTAGGCGGTTGGGGATTGAGGGAGCCAGTACCCACAGTTTTCGGCGAACGGCAATTATCTGGATGCACAATGAGCGGGTGCCGATTAAACATATTCAGTCCCTAAGTACAGGACAAAAATTGCAGAACGTGGAAAAACTCATCGGCGAACACCTCCAGATTCAGTAG